AAATATAAAGCAGAATTCACTGGTGATCTTTCCAATACAACTATCATAAGTACAAGTTATAAGGAATGGGAATTGAACCAGGACATTGTTGACATTGCATTCGAGGATATCAAGAGTAGTTTGAGTTGGATTTTACCCGGTTTCATTAGAAAATTTGCGTTCCGGTTACACCAGTTAGCATTACTTTATCTTTTTACAGATGTGGTTAATGAAGAGGAATCTTCGGAATGGGCTGAGTTAAGGGATAATCATAATAACCGCATAATATTGGATAAAAGAAAGGTCTTATATACTCTTCAAGGTTTCAAAGATAGAATTGACTCTGATTGCTTGTCTATCAATAATTGGTGGAAGAAATTCATCAGCAGGTTAAGAGTGTTCTTAATGCTGGAACAGGAAAAGAAAACGTATTATTTACTGGGTTACTTTGCTCCTCAGGGATATGATTATTCGATTGATAATCAAAACTACATGATCAGAGGACCTGATAAAACCAAATTGAATCCTGCCTTTTCCTTTCACAAAAGAATTTGATTAATTTCGCTGCATGAAAATTGCAGTAACAGGTGCCAATGGGCATGTTGGTGCTAACTTATGCCGGAGTTTACTTGCTGAAGGTCATCAGGTTAAAGCACTCGTTCATCAGAACATTAATTCACTCAAAGGTCTCAATATTGAAATTGTTCAGGGCAGCCTGCACGATCTCAACGCACTAAGGAGCCTTTGTAAGGATGCAGAAATTGTTTTTCACCTGGCCGCAATGATTTCGATTGATGGACATAAGAATAAACTTCTGGAGGTCAATGTAGAAGGCACAAAAAATCTTATAAAAGTCATACAAGAAAACGGTGTCAGGAGGCTGATCCATTTCAGTTCTATCCACGCTCTCTCCCATTTTCCTTTGGATCAACCCATGGATGAAACAAGACCATTGGTCAAGGAAGGGCCCATGTGGTATGAAATCACCAAGTCAAAAGCTGAAAAAATAGTTTTGGATGCCACTATTGGAGGACTTGATGCTGTCGTGATTAACCCAACTGCCATTGTAGGCCCGAATGATTTTAAACCTTCACTTGTAGGTACTGCACTTATCAGATTGTATAATAACACTTTACCAGCATTGGTACCAGGTGGATACAACTGGGTTGATGTGCGGGATATTGTTCAGGGTGCGATTGCAGCTATGGACAAAGGGCGAAAAGGAGAACGCTATATTCTGGGAGGAAAATGGGTAAGTATTAAAGACCTTGCTTTAATTGTAGAGAAGGTCACCGGGAAAAGGGTCATTAAGTTCATGATCCCTACCCCAATTGCCAAAATCGGAGTACCGTTTATCAAAGCTTATGGCTGGATTGCCAAACAGGAGCCACTCTATACTTTTGAATCACTAAGGGCCTTGCGTGAGGTTAATACTATGATCAGCCATGAAAAAGCCAATACTGAACTGGGCTATAGCTCCCGTGATTTTGAAATTACTATTCGGGACACCATGGATTGGTTTCAATTGCATGGTTATCTCAAGTGATTTCCATTTAACGAGATTCTGGCAAGGATTAAATTTTAAATCTAAACAATTAATTTAGCATTAATGATTAATTCATCTACCATTCAATATCTTGCAATAATTTGGATTGCTGTTGCAATTATAATTTTTCCATTCCTTTTAAGGATTACTGCCCCGTATGGGAGGCATAGCAAACAGAACTGGGGGCCTATGATTGATAACAAGCTTGGCTGGGTGTTAATGGAACTGCCATCTCTGTTGATTTTTGTTTTACTGGTTCTTCTGGGGTCTAAACAACCCTCCTCTCCTATTTGGGTCTTATTTGGTTTGTGGACCATTCATTATTTTAACCGGTCAGTTATTTTTCCATTAAGGACCAAGACCAAAGGGAAGAAAATGCCAATTCTCATCATGTTATCTGCTGTTTTCTTCAATCTTATCAACGCCGGTCTTAACGGGTACTGGCTGGGTTTCATAGCCCCAGCCTATCCTGAAAACTGGATGACCGATCCCCGGTTTATTCTGGGTGGAATAATATTTATCGGTGGATTTATCATAAACCAGGCAGCAGACAAGAAATTAATCGGCTTAAGAAAAGGTGGCAAAATGGGTTATTTTATTCCAAGGGGAGGCCTGTTTAATTACATCTCCTGTCCGAATTTTTTCGGAGAGATTATTGAATGGTCAGGATTTGCCCTTATGGCCTGGAACCTGCCGGCGCTTTCCTTTGCAGTCTGGACTGCTGCTAATCTCATTCCCAGAGCTCTGGATCACCATAAATGGTATAAAAGCTGTTTCAAAGAAGAATATCCAAAGAGCCGTAAAGCTGTTATTCCTTTCCTTATATAAAAGCAGCAATGATTTTATATCATAATAACCATGAACCCTCATAAACCTCATCATCAACCTGCAAACGTAAAAGGGAACCGGCTATTAGCTGCAACAATCCTTAATTTCATCATCTCTATTGCAGAAATCGCCGGAGGATTGATTTCCAATAGCTTATCATTAATTTCAGACGCTTTACACAACCTTAGTGATGGGCTTGCCATTTTTATTGCATGGATTGCCAACAAAATTAGCCAAAAGCCATCAAACTCAAAACGGACTTTTGGATACAAACGCATTGAGATCCTGGCAGTTTTCTTTAATGCCTTGATCCTGATCGCTATTTCGTTATATCTTTTCTATGAAGCCATCCTGAGAATTATTGCCCCTGAACCAGTAAAAGGCCTCATCATGCTTATTGTAGCCCTGATCGGGCTTCTTGCCAATCTTGCAGCGGTATTACTTTTGCGTGGAGATGCGAAAAGAAATATCAATGTCAGAGCAGCTTATCTGCATCTCTTTGGCGACACTCTATCATCTGTAGCAGTTATAATTGGCGGGATACTAATCTATTTCTTTGATATATTCTGGTTAGACCCTATCATCACGATCTTTATCGGTATTTATATCATCAAAGAAACCTGGACAATTTTAAAACAGACCGTCGACATTCTAATGCAAGGATCTCCGGCGGGTCTGAACCTGGATCTGATCAGGCAGGACCTGGAGCAAATTCCTGAGATTGCAAATATCCATCACGTGCATATCTGGAACCTGGATGATCAATCCGTTCATTTTGAGTGTCATGTTGCTTTAATCGAGAATAGCAGGATATCTGAAACGGATAATATTTATTACAAGATAGAAAAAGTCCTGAAAGAAAAGCACCACATCAGTCACCTTACCATACAGTTTGAGCACCAGCTATGTGACGATAAGGATATGATCCATCACTAGTCAGTGGTCATTGGTCAGTAGACGATCATCTTCTCAAAATGGTTTTTCCTCAAGTATCCCCTGATGATCACGTGTGCATCACGGTTATCTTCAAATGGCCTGATAATATCATGCAAAATGCCGGCATTTCCGCCGATTTCATCCAGTTCAATATAACCAAACCCGACAAATCTTCCATTTTCAACTTTCACAACAGAACATTCATAGTCGAACCGGCCATCATCCACAATAAAGAAATTCTTATTCTTATAGGTATATTTACTTATTGCATCGATGACCCGGTCGTTATAATCGGAAGGGCTTTCATTACCAACGCAGGCGCCACGGCAGATTCCCATATGATGGTCAAAACATCCCCCGCTTGATGTATAAAGCCCGCACAGTTTCTGGCAAAGGTTGAATTCGTCGAGCAATCTTTGAAGATGGCTCACGCCTTCCTTTCGGGAAGAGTAGGATGTCAAGGGTAGCCGGTCACCTTTAAGCTGTTCTACAGTGAAATGGATATAACCATCCTGTCCGGTATAGGAGAATAGGCCATACTGAAAAAGTGAGCGTCTCAGGGAACGGTTAAAAACAGGTTTATGCTTTTTTATCTCGGCTGATTCAAGCAGGGATGCAACAAGATCGCTTCCCGTAAGTTCATGAGTAACCGATGCAATCCTTTCACGCATTTCTATTTCACGCCTATGGTCGTTGTTATTCAGGTGCGACATGACCCTGCTTTTAATATTTACACTTTTCCCGATATAGATAATATCGCCATTTTCGTCATGGAAATAATAAACACCTGGTGTTTCTGGAAGCTGTTTAATATCTTCCAGCGACAGTTTTGTATGCAACCCTTTTAAGGATATTTCTTCGAGTTTGTTTTCAATTTTAAGTAGATGTTCCAAAAGAGAAACTGTAGTGAGGGCATCCCCTGCCGCCCGGTGCCTGGCAGGGTTAGTAATATTTAAAATCCTTGCGAGATTACCGAGCCCGTAAGACTGAATACCCGGCATAAGTTTCCGGCTAAGCTTCTTTGTGCAAAGTGTACGCCGGGTATAATCATACATCAGTCTTTTAAATTCACAACGTATAAAGTTATAATCGAAGGAGGCATTATGGGCCACGATCGTTTTACCATCAGTCAGTTCAACAATTTGCCTGGCAACCTCAAAAAAGTGTGGTGCTTCGGCCACCATTTTATTGCTTATTCCCGTAAGGGCAGTGATATGAAATGGTATCCTGCATTCAGGATTGATAAGCGATTCAAACTTTTCCACCACCTTTTCCCCGTCGTGGATGAAGATTGCGATTTCCGTTATACGGTCTTTTCTCGCATTTAAACCGGTTGTTTCAATATCGACGATGGCGTACATACAACAAGT
This DNA window, taken from Bacteroidales bacterium, encodes the following:
- a CDS encoding exonuclease domain-containing protein; amino-acid sequence: MYAIVDIETTGLNARKDRITEIAIFIHDGEKVVEKFESLINPECRIPFHITALTGISNKMVAEAPHFFEVARQIVELTDGKTIVAHNASFDYNFIRCEFKRLMYDYTRRTLCTKKLSRKLMPGIQSYGLGNLARILNITNPARHRAAGDALTTVSLLEHLLKIENKLEEISLKGLHTKLSLEDIKQLPETPGVYYFHDENGDIIYIGKSVNIKSRVMSHLNNNDHRREIEMRERIASVTHELTGSDLVASLLESAEIKKHKPVFNRSLRRSLFQYGLFSYTGQDGYIHFTVEQLKGDRLPLTSYSSRKEGVSHLQRLLDEFNLCQKLCGLYTSSGGCFDHHMGICRGACVGNESPSDYNDRVIDAISKYTYKNKNFFIVDDGRFDYECSVVKVENGRFVGFGYIELDEIGGNAGILHDIIRPFEDNRDAHVIIRGYLRKNHFEKMIVY
- a CDS encoding 3-oxo-5-alpha-steroid 4-dehydrogenase; the protein is MPILIMLSAVFFNLINAGLNGYWLGFIAPAYPENWMTDPRFILGGIIFIGGFIINQAADKKLIGLRKGGKMGYFIPRGGLFNYISCPNFFGEIIEWSGFALMAWNLPALSFAVWTAANLIPRALDHHKWYKSCFKEEYPKSRKAVIPFLI
- a CDS encoding cation diffusion facilitator family transporter, translating into MNPHKPHHQPANVKGNRLLAATILNFIISIAEIAGGLISNSLSLISDALHNLSDGLAIFIAWIANKISQKPSNSKRTFGYKRIEILAVFFNALILIAISLYLFYEAILRIIAPEPVKGLIMLIVALIGLLANLAAVLLLRGDAKRNINVRAAYLHLFGDTLSSVAVIIGGILIYFFDIFWLDPIITIFIGIYIIKETWTILKQTVDILMQGSPAGLNLDLIRQDLEQIPEIANIHHVHIWNLDDQSVHFECHVALIENSRISETDNIYYKIEKVLKEKHHISHLTIQFEHQLCDDKDMIHH
- a CDS encoding NAD-dependent epimerase/dehydratase family protein, with the translated sequence MKIAVTGANGHVGANLCRSLLAEGHQVKALVHQNINSLKGLNIEIVQGSLHDLNALRSLCKDAEIVFHLAAMISIDGHKNKLLEVNVEGTKNLIKVIQENGVRRLIHFSSIHALSHFPLDQPMDETRPLVKEGPMWYEITKSKAEKIVLDATIGGLDAVVINPTAIVGPNDFKPSLVGTALIRLYNNTLPALVPGGYNWVDVRDIVQGAIAAMDKGRKGERYILGGKWVSIKDLALIVEKVTGKRVIKFMIPTPIAKIGVPFIKAYGWIAKQEPLYTFESLRALREVNTMISHEKANTELGYSSRDFEITIRDTMDWFQLHGYLK